A genome region from Euphorbia lathyris chromosome 4, ddEupLath1.1, whole genome shotgun sequence includes the following:
- the LOC136226194 gene encoding uncharacterized protein yields MECNKEEAIRAKESAERKMQNGDFIGARKIGMKAQQLYPELDNIAQLLMVCDVLCAAENKLCGSEMDWYGILQIERLSDESVVKKQFRKLALSLHPDKNKFAGAEAAFKLIGQANRVLMDPTKRPLYDKKCGGASRSTKPKPDQSNQNTFNNKQHAAADNIYNASRHMSPDSYQQSQKAIFWTRCSTCNNWFEYNREYLEKTLTCQSCREPFIAHDMGNPPASPSGKFVNGKRVPNQGRSKPMASKNAGMPSRTSFTKVDLNSMPKAGKATDAARTFQSKVKMDTASRIGSDGNQSKRSRLRKKSHISYKEKLSDDDVDVDDFVVPPPKRSKGEMKMEEASGNGDNKEIKQRARSSQDDRTSSRKRKTRDDKAKVEEAVMSEKAGTDLENDDEKSEIGTDKLNSNEAPKPDIYVYPDPDFSNFERERAESCFAVNQIWAVYDTLDSMPRFYARIRKVITPEFKLEITWLDRSPNDEAGRKWCDSGLPVACGRFEYGDTEIAEDNLMFSHVMPYVNAGLNGCSFVYPNKGETWALFKDWDLEWSAEPGKHGPPYEFEFVEILTNFIEDVGIGVAYLGKVKGFISIFQRDARGEILAFTMRPNELYKFSHQVPSFKMTGKEREGVPVGSYELDTASLPFNIGKLADINETSASKNLESGAKNATSSPKKSTGSGKDSNDADAGQQAKKADGNNVGSAGKPTPTQPEGISACPANEKSPIRKKLETNKFIAETFTPRRSLRDLRKGRGQSTAEDINEPAATKKDNNVTQPGSSSCQGEDKMDLHAKDESLGNSTKGRKSSGSRVIQVDPYDFKKEKSEDKFEVDQIWALHSDEDRLPRNYGQVKKIDGSSSSFRLQVAMLENLLRKSTAQSASCGIFKVKDGELVVLPLTAFSHQVKVRPVGKDGFEIWPKAGEVWAMKRNGELTCSDKECDIAEVVEDNNKSVKVVVLKRRKENIFVSPKGTRSVSMVIKRNDFFARFSHQCLGFHMGDEDSRLKGYWQLDPSSIPGSIILVD; encoded by the coding sequence ATGGAGTGCAACAAAGAGGAGGCTATTAGAGCGAAAGAAAGTGCCGAAAGGAAAATGCAAAATGGAGATTTTATAGGGGCACGGAAGATTGGAATGAAGGCACAGCAGCTTTATCCTGAGCTTGATAACATTGCCCAACTGTTGATGGTCTGTGATGTTCTTTGTGCTGCTGAGAACAAATTATGTGGGTCAGAAATGGATTGGTACGGGATTCTACAAATTGAGCGACTTTCAGATGAATCTGTTGTCAAAAAGCAATTCAGGAAGCTTGCACTTTCATTGCATCCAGACAAGAATAAGTTTGCTGGCGCAGAGGCAGCATTCAAGCTGATTGGTCAGGCAAATAGGGTGCTTATGGACCCAACCAAACGTCCTCTATATGACAAGAAGTGTGGAGGTGCATCCAGATCCACTAAACCAAAGCCAGATCAGTCAAATCAGAACACCTTTAACAATAAACAGCATGCAGCTGCTGACAACATTTATAATGCTTCTCGACACATGAGCCCGGATTCTTATCAGCAGTCCCAGAAAGCAATATTCTGGACGCGCTGCTCTACTTGTAATAATTGGTTCGAATACAACAGAGAATATTTGGAGAAAACGTTGACTTGTCAAAGTTGTCGCGAGCCATTCATTGCTCATGATATGGGTAATCCGCCTGCGTCACCCAGTGGTAAATTTGTCAATGGAAAGAGAGTTCCAAATCAGGGTCGCTCTAAACCTATGGCTTCAAAAAATGCAGGAATGCCTTCTCGTACCAGTTTTACAAAGGTAGATCTCAACTCAATGCCTAAGGCTGGAAAAGCTACTGATGCTGCTCGGACTTTTCAATCCAAGGTGAAGATGGACACTGCATCTAGAATAGGAAGTGATGGAAATCAATCTAAGAGAAGTCGTCTAAGGAAAAAGTCTCACATCTCTTACAAGGAAAAATTAAGTGATGatgatgttgatgttgatgATTTTGTTGTTCCTCCTCCAAAAAGATCCAAGGGGGAAATGAAGATGGAAGAAGCTAGTGGAAATGGAGATAATAAAGAGATCAAACAAAGAGCAAGGTCTAGTCAGGATGATAGAACATCAagcaggaaaagaaaaacaagagaTGATAAGGCTAAAGTGGAGGAAGCTGTCATGTCAGAAAAGGCGGGCACCGACCTGGAGAACGATGATGAGAAATCCGAAATTGGCACAGACAAGTTAAATTCAAATGAAGCACCAAAGCCAGACATCTATGTTTATCCTGATCCTGATTTTAGtaattttgagagagagagggcAGAAAGCTGTTTTGCTGTCAATCAAATATGGGCTGTTTATGATACGCTTGATAGCATGCCGAGATTTTATGCAAGAATCAGAAAAGTGATCACTCCTGAGTTCAAGCTGGAGATAACTTGGCTAGATAGAAGCCCAAATGATGAAGCTGGGCGAAAATGGTGTGATTCAGGTTTGCCTGTTGCTTGTGGTAGGTTCGAGTATGGAGACACAGAAATAGCTGAAGATAACTTGATGTTCTCTCATGTAATGCCTTATGTGAATGCTGGGCTCAATGGCTGTTCTTTTGTATATCCTAATAAAGGGGAAACTTGGGCTCTCTTTAAGGATTGGGACTTGGAGTGGAGTGCAGAACCAGGTAAGCATGGACCCCCTTACGAATTTGAGTTTGTGGAGATTTTGACGAATTTTATTGAGGATGTTGGCATTGGGGTTGCTTATTTGGGGAAGGTGAAGGGATTTATCAGCATTTTTCAGCGCGATGCCCGCGGCGAAATTCTCGCATTTACTATGCGACCCAATGAACTGTACAAATTTTCTCATCAGGTTCCCTCGTTTAAAATGACTGGGAAGGAAAGAGAAGGTGTTCCTGTTGGGTCTTATGAACTTGATACTGCTTCACTGCCTTTCAATATTGGCAAGTTAGCAGATATTAATGAGACTTCTGCATCTAAGAATCTCGAGAGTGGTGCCAAAAATGCGACGTCATCTCCAAAAAAATCAACTGGCTCAGGCAAGGACAGCAATGATGCAGATGCAGGTCAACAGGCAAAAAAAGCGGATGGTAACAATGTTGGAAGCGCTGGCAAACCAACTCCAACTCAACCAGAAGGTATTAGTGCTTGTCCGGCTAATGAGAAGTCGCCAATTCGTAAAAAACTGGAGACGAATAAATTCATCGCGGAAACCTTCACACCTCGAAGATCTCTAAGGGATTTAAGAAAGGGTAGAGGTCAATCTACAGCAGAAGACATCAATGAGCCTGCTGCAACAAAGAAAGATAATAATGTCACACAACCAGGTTCTTCGTCTTGTCAGGGTGAAGATAAAATGGATTTGCATGCGAAAGATGAAAGTTTGGGGAATTCCACAAAAGGAAGAAAGTCTTCTGGTTCTAGAGTTATACAAGTCGATCCCTACGATTTCAAgaaggaaaaatctgaggataagTTTGAAGTAGACCAGATATGGGCTCTGCACAGTGATGAAGATAGGTTGCCCAGGAATTATGGTCAAGTGAAAAAGATTGATGGGTCGTCCTCCTCTTTCAGATTGCAGGTGGCAATGCTTGAAAACCTTTTGAGAAAAAGTACAGCACAGTCTGCATCTTGTGGAATATTCAAAGTTAAAGATGGCGAACTAGTAGTGCTTCCTTTAACTGCGTTTTCACATCAGGTGAAAGTTCGGCCAGTTGGGAAAGATGGATTTGAAATTTGGCCAAAAGCAGGTGAGGTCTGGGCAATGAAAAGGAATGGTGAGTTAACATGTTCAGATAAGGAATGTGATATTGCTGAAGTTGTCGAAGATAATAATAAGAGTGTGAAAGTAGTAGTTTTGAAGCGACGCAAGGAGAATATTTTCGTGTCACCGAAAGGAACAAGAAGTGTTAGTATGGTCATAAAAAGGAATGATTTTTTTGCGAGATTTTCTCATCAGTGTTTAGGTTTCCATATGGGAGATGAAGACAGTCGATTGAAAGGGTACTGGCAGCTTGATCCTTCTTCAATTCCGGGTTCTATAATTTTAGTTGATTGA